The Candidatus Schekmanbacteria bacterium genomic interval ACTTTATTATCGGTGAATTTGTAGGAAGCGCCCTTAGTTGAGCTTCCTTTTGAATGGATGATATTTTTATTTATCTTTTTGTATGGCCCTTCTTCAGATTCACTGCGAAGAATGTTAAAACCAATATTGTCGATTTCTGTTTCGGTTTGCCATTTTAATTGGACTGAGCTCTCCTTCAATCTTGCAGTGAATGATACGAGAGTGATGGCCGAGGAAGTTCCTGTTCCGGCACTTAAATTGTTATCGAATTTGGAGACAAAACAATCATTGCTGCCGTTAGATAAAGTATTATATGCTCCATTTGTTGAAGGATAGGGATAAGTTCCATACGATGACAAAGTATCACCAGCGATAAAAATATTTCCGTTTGAATCTACTGCAATGCCATAAGCAACTTCACTATCGTTTCCACCTATTAAAGTTGAGGCAATAATAGAGCTTAATGTACTGTCTAACTTTGATACAAAAACATCATAAGAACCGTTAAAAGAAGTATCATAGCTGGACATTGTAGTTGGGAAAATAGATGATAAGGTTTTACCTGTAACAAAAACATTTCCTATAGAATCAATAGCTATTCCCTTTCCTTCACTTCCAGAATATAGCCCTCCAATGAATGTGGATGCAAGAAGAGAGCTTAAGGTATTGTCTAATTTCGATACGAAAACACCTCCGCTTGGTGGATTAGATGCTGTCCCTGCAATATAAATATTTCCAACTGAATCTATTGTCATGGCACTTGCCTCATATCCATTAATGAATGTGGATGCAAGAAGAGAGCTTAAGGTATTGTTTAATTTTGATACGAAAACACCACCGGAAGTATTATAGGCCCCTATTGTAGTTGGAAAGTCAGATGATTCATTTCTTCCTGTCAAAAAAACATTCCCAGAATTATCTATCTTTAAGGCAAAAGCATATTCGTCGTAATTTCCTCCAATGAATGTGGACGCAAGAAGAGAGCTTAAAGTGCTATCAAGTTTTGATACAAAAACATCACCACCATACGCTGAGCCATCATTAAATGAAGTATCATAGGCACCTTCTGTAGTTGGAAAATCAGCTGATGCAGTTTCTCCTGCCACAAAAACATTTTCTGATGAATCTACGGCTATGGCAAAGCCTATACTATAGCCGTCTCTTCCTATTAATGTTGAAGAAAGAAGGTTGCTTAATGTATTGTCAAGTTTGGAAACAAAAATAGTATAAAAATAGCTGCCACTATTTGAGTTATCATAAGCATTCTCAGTTATAGGGTAATTATGTGATGAGGTTCCTCCTGTCACAAAAACATTTCCTGAAGGATCTATAGTCATGGCAGAAGCAGCTTCGTCATTGTTACCACCAATAAATGTCGATGCAAGCAGGGTGCTTAACGTATTATCTATCTTTGATACAAAAATATCACCATAAGAGTAACCGCCATTATATGATGGATCATAAGCGTCTTGTGCGGGGAAACCAGATGAATTAGTTCTTCCTGAAACAAAAACGTTTCCTGAAGGATCAATATTAATACAAGTAGCTCCATCAGATGCACTTCCTCCAATAAAAGTCGATGCCAGAAGCGGGTCGATAATAAGAGGATAACTTTTATTATAAGATGCAACCTGAAAACCGTATGAAAGTGAAGAGCCAATTATAAAATCAGCTTCTACTTCAACTTTCTTTCCCTCAATTTCCTGATAAGCAAAGGGTTTAGTGAATTTAACAGTGCCAACCGCTGTTTCAATTTCAAGTTCTCCACTTTCATTTACTGTAATATTTTCAGCACCTTCAAATTTGAGTTTTATGTCTTCAACATCTCCGCATTCATTGACATAAAACAATTTTTCAACATTCTTACCATACGCTTTAAGCTTAAGCTCTATGCCTTCATAAACTTCACCTAAATTAACACTTTCCCATGTTGGGATTCCGGTCTTCCATTCATCTTTGCTGCCGACGAAGTAATTGACCTGTGTTGCAGATTTGCTTTCGCCTTTAATATTTGTCTTCGTTGCACCTATAATGGTTTCTTTCAGTGTAACCATTTGATACGTTTTTTCATCTCCCTTCTGATTAGAGCTATCTTCCTTTACCAGCCCATATATAATTTGACCCTCATCAGTCACATACACATTTCCTGCAAATGTGCTGGCATAAAATTTTGCAGCTTTGTCTTTAATGTGCCCCTTGTTTTCAATAAAAGGAATTTGCAACCTGGCAGACTTTTCCACAATGGTAGTTTTGTCAGGCAGTGTGCTGGCATAGGAAATAGTTGCTAATATAAAAATTGATAAAAATAAAAGAATTTTCTTCATATTTATATTTTATCTCCTGAAAAAAGATTTTATAGTCTATTGAGAGTAGCTAAATATAGCAAATAGTGAAAATAGCCATGAAAAAGTTTCTTAAGTCATCTATATGTCAATATTAAATATCATAGACCAAATATGTCAAATATGATTTTTTTTCATTACGCTAATTAGAAAAATGTACGTAAGTTCCGGTCCAGGAAATAAATTGTGCGATTAATCTTTGTTACCTTTAATTATGGTGTTGGGTATAATATAAATTTAATATCCTGATTTTACGGTTTATAGAGATGACATTGAAAAAGAACAAATACCAATACATGCGCGGTTCTTACAAATTAATCGCCATTGTCACTGATTTTGTTGGCGGTGCGATACTCTCTTTTTTCCGGTTTTTCATAAAAAAAAGAAGCCTCCCTGTGAATCCGCAGCGTATCGCTGTATTCAGAATGGACAAGCTCGGGGATGTTGTTCTTTCAATCCCTGCGATAAGGGGGATAAAGAAGCTTTTTCCTGCTGCTGAGATGACACTCCTGATTTCCGGCATGGCGGAAGACATATTCAGATACGAAAGAAATTCTTATAAGATCATAACATACGATGGAATTTTAAATTGCTACATGACAGGGTCAAAAAGAGAAATCCCGATTTTACATGATATTAAAAACGCTCTGCTGTTGCTCAGGGAACTGAGGGAGAAAAAATTCGATCTCGCAGTTATCTTGCGAGGCGATATCTTTACCAATATGCTTGTATTTATGAGCAGGATACCTTCGCGGATAGGGTTTGGGAATGAAGGAGGATATTTTTTTCTTACAGACATTATCCCCTTATCTCAATCAAGATACCATGAACTGGAGCGGATGGAGGATGTCCTCAGATTCCTCGGAGAAAAAGAGCCCGAATGTAAGATGGGGATTTCTCTTTCTGATGCTGAGAATGAAGCTGTAGGTAGGCTTTTGCGGGAGAATAATCTGGATAACAGCTTATCCTATTCAGTGATTTCTCCCTTTACAGGGCACAAATGGAATACATGGGATGCGGACAGGTTTCTAAAACTTGCTCGAAGGCTGAGAGATGAAGCAGGGCTTACTGTAATAATGACAGGCTCAGAAGGAGAAAAAAAGGGGATAGAGAATCTGATTGGCGGCGAAATGGCAATGCACAATTTTGCCGGAAAAACTTCGCTCCTTGAGTTTGTGGCACTCCTGAAAAGAGCAAAACTATTTGTCGGCAATGACAGCGGGCCGGTCCATCTTGCAGTATCATCCGATGTGCCGGCAGTTCAGCTTTTCGGGCCAGGCGACATGAGAAGGTTTGCCCATAGAGGGGGGAGAAACGCTGTTCTTTTCAAAGAAACCTGCTCGCTTCACCCCTGTACTATAAAAGAATGCAAGGTGCCTGAAAAATGGTGCATGAATGAGATAACGGTTGATGGGGTTTTCGATGCATGTATGGCAGTCCTGAATAAGCATCTCAAATAAAAAAAAGATTTACTTCAGTAATCCTTTCTCTGACAAAAAACCATAAAGATCTTGAGCTACCAGCTTATGTCCTTCATTGTTCCAGTGCATGTCTGCGGGAAGAAATAAGTGTGTTTTTTGTTCTTCCATCCTCTGTTTGTCAAGGAGGTCAAAAAAAACGATATTATTTCCCTTTGCAAAATCCTTAATCTCATCATTTATTTTTGTTATGCTGTAGTCCTGAGGATTCTGGTGATATGATTTGAGCCAGTCGTACCATACTTTCTCTATTACCTGCATATTGTGTGGAATTATCATGATCAGTGTTTCTGCCCCTTTTTGCATTGAAAGGTCAGAAATTTTTTTAAGATACCCTTCTGTTTTATCATAAGCGTCCTTGATTTCAGGTGGAAGCTCTTTGAGATAGAGCATCATGTCAAGAGGAGGCTTTACATAGCGATTCCTCATTACATACCGGGCAAGTCCTGTCTTATACATCAATTCCTGTGTTCTCTCCTCTAGAAATTCATAAGCCTGGCTATGCCTTTCCATGAAGTTTTTTTCTTTTTCAATTGCGTTATGCTTTTGATTGTCAAACAGATAGCCGTTTTTCACGATATAATGATTAAGTGCTCCTATCATTACATCCGTTATGTCATTTTCAACATAGAATCCCACAATTACCAGGTCTGGTTTTAGCTTATCTATCCATTCTTCAAGAAAGTAGAATTCCTGATCTGTGCCGTATCCCTGAACGCCTGCGTTTAGAACTTCATATTTTCTGCTTTTGTCCCCTTCGTTCAGCAATATTTCAAGTTGTTTTGGGAAAGTATCTTCCATTTCAACACCTGAACCGAAAGTGAAAGAATCTCCGAGAACAAGTATCCTGTAGACATTATCTTTTTTCTCTCCATATTCATAATCCCTTAAGCCTATTGAGTTGGTTTTGGCTTTTGATATAAGATGATTTTCTTGGTCGAGAAAAAACCCTCTGAAATTAGGAGCAAGCTTGTAGCTTCTTTTAGCATCGGGTATATTAAGGCCATAGGGATGGGGAATATACTGGGATTTGAACTTGTAAAATATCCTGACTCCTGTTTCAATAAGAAGGAAAGATATAAAAAGAGAAAGAACTGCCAGAAAAGTGTTTTGAACTTTCTTTATTTTAAACATGGCGTTGTGACATTATACTCCTTGTATAATTCAAATTAACAATATTAATCTGTTAAAAAGTCAATATTTATTTTTGTTGATTACCTATATGCGAAACGAGAAATGTAAGATTTGTGGTTCAGGTAACTTAAATAAAACCGGTAATACCGTACTTCAAGATTTCTTTAAATGCGGGGAATGCGGTGTAATGTTTAATGCTTTCCGGGGTTCAGGCAGATATGATGGCACGGAAGATGGGAACGAAAAGTACTCTTCAGTAGCAGAGGATATAAGGATTTTTCAAAAAAAACTTTTTAGATGGCGTTTTAATAGTATTCTTTCTCAGCTTCCAATAGGGAAATTGCTGGATATCGGGTGTTCCACCGGATGTTTTATTGAGGTGGGGAAGGAGTTTGGGTGGGAGACTGCCGGGATAGATGTAAGCGAAGAGGCATGTGCTGTTGCAGGAAAAATTGACGGTGCAAGAGTAAGTTGCGGTATTCTTGAAGAATCGAAATTCGGGGATGGAGAGTTTTCTCTGATAAATATGTCGCACCTTCTTGAGCACATAGGAGAACCGCACGTCTTCATGAAAGAGGTAAACCGTGTATTAAGCCCGCAGGGTGCAGTGCTGATAGAAGTTCCAAATGAACGTTTCTTTTTAGCAAGGGTATTAATTTACTCAATACTTGGCAGAGTGTTTAAAGGGTTAACATATAAACCTGATGAAAATCACATTTTCTACTATACGCCCGCTTCACTCAGGATACTTATTGAGTCTTCAGGGTTTAAAGTAATATCATTAAAAGTAGAAGGTTTTTCAAGGCCGGGCAGATATGAGATGACAACAAGGGGAATGGGGAAATCCGCTCAAATATTTTTAAAAGCTCTTTCATTAATAAAGGCAGATGAACTTATAGGAATGGGGCACTATATCGTTGCCCTGGCAGTCAAAGGATAATATGTCAGAGAAAAGAGCTGATAACACTGGTCTGGATACAAAACATGGTATGGGGAAAAATGCCTATTATACGTCGGTGGGTATTTTTCTCTCCTCCTTTTTTGGTTCTCTTACCTATTATTTCATAGGGAGGTATTTCGGTGCAGGGGCAATCACCGATGCTTTTTTTGCAGTGAATGTAATCTGGCTTTTTTTTCTGACCTTCGCATCTACATTTCGTTATACGCTTTCTGCAATGCTCTCGGCAGACCTGGATCATGAAGTATTCAGGGAAAGGCTCGGAGAATCTCTTTTAACAGTCATTTATATTACATTGCCACTGTGCATTCTTCTGTTTGTTTTCAGCCGTGAAGCAGCTATGCTTGCAGGCATTGGTTTTAATGAGGAACAGCTTAATATAGTCTCTTTAATGCTGAAATTCATGGTGCCGGGGCTTGTTTTTATGTTTGCAGGTTTTGTTTTTTCCGCAGCCCTTGGAGCACGCGGCATATTTTCCGTTCCTGCCGCTGCCATAGCAGTTGTGAATGCGGTGTGTTTTTTGTTTTTGGTCGTCTTTAGAAACTCATTTGGAATATATTCTGTCATTGCTGGAATGGTTGCAGGTTATTTGATTTCCTTTGCGATAGTTTTTGTAAAGTCTGTCCAATGCCGGTTTTTGCCAAAATTCAGGAAGCTTACAATGTCTGATTTGCGTGTAATAACGACTCCCATAGTTACAGGATCTGCAATATACATGTTCAATGAGATAAACTATTGGATACTTCAGAGCTACTCAAGTGTGTTCGAGAAGGGGACCCCGAGCATTTTTGCCTATTCATCTACAATAGCGGCTTTCATAATTTATATTATATCATTTCCCATTTCAGTTGTGTCTGTTCCGTCAATGGTCAGAAAGGCAGATGAGATAGAAAAATATATAAAAGGGTGTTTAAGATTCAATGCCCTCTTTACAGTTCCGGTGGCTATATCGTTCTTCTTCATGGCAACGCCTGCGGTTGCCTTTTTCTTCGGTGATACTTTTTCGCCGCGGCAGATTGAAGTTTTCTCATTTCTCGTAAAGGCCTATATGCCGGTCGTTATAATCGGCGGAGTCTGTCTCCAGCTTTTTTCTCTTTTCTTTGCCATGAATGAAGGAAAACATCTTTTTATATCAGGAGCAGTCAGTGTTCCTGTGAACCTTATTGTTCTATTTTTATTCAGGGATAGTTTAGGAGTATATACTCTTGCTGCTGCACAGCTCGCCTACACGCTTGCCATAGTGATCTATCTTGTTGCTGTGATGAGAATGAAGGGAATGGTGATAAAATATATCCCTTCATCTGTTTTTCCTCCTGATGTTTCACTTTATGGGTTAATATCTTTAGGGATTGTATGGTATGTTTTCAGGGGTGTGGAAGCTTCTATAACCGGTATGACGACAGGCGGGTTTTTTAAGATTTCATCAGCATGGATTATTTATTTTTTATTATACGGAATAATGATCAGGTTTTTAAGCCCTGCTAAATACGGGGAACTTGTTAGTATTATACGGAAGAGCTGAAAAGGAAATATAAATAAGCGATATGAATGACAATATGAATGATAAAATAATCGATTCAGGTAAGAAGCTTTGTATCATAATTCCGGCTTACAACGAGGAACGAAATATTGCCGGTGTCATCAAAGCTGTGAGGAATGCTTTACCGGAGGGGACGATAGTTGTTGTCAACGATGGATCGAAAGATAAGACTGCCGAAACTGCAATCTCTCATGGGGCGACAGTGCTAAGTCTTCCGGTTAATGTTGGATATGGTGCTGCGCTTCAGACAGGTTTTAAGTATTCCCTTAAGAATGGGTTCCGGTTTTCACTTATCATGGATGCTGATGGCCAGCACATCGCTGAAGAGGCACATAAAGTGCTGACTCCAGTAATGCAGGGAATCGCGGACCTTGCCGTAGGTTCAAGATATTCTGGAGATAATGTATACCGCGGTTCTATGATAAGGATGTTGGGCTCCCTTATTTTTTCAAAGCTTGCCTCGTGGTCTTTAGGTTTTAAGGTTACTGACCCTACTTCCGGCTTCCAGGCAATGAACAGAAGGACTATTGAGTTTTTCTGCTCCCCTGTTTACCCTTCTGATTTTCCTGATGCAGATATCCTTATAGCGACCAAGAGGGCAGGGCTTAAAATTGTTGAGGTTCCGGTAAAGATGCTTCCTCCTGCAGGGGGGAAATCAATGCATTCTGGGCTTAAACCTTTTTATTATATATTTAAGATGTTTTTTTCTATATTTGTAACGTTTCTGAGAAAAGACACTGCAAATTAACAGGAGGGTATGAATGCCGCTGACACAAAAAATATTTGCCCTTGTCGTAAGTGTGCTTATCCTGATCGTAATAGTTGAGCTTGTAAGGCGCAGGAGATTAAGAGAGGAATATTCTTTTTTATGGATCATTACCGGCATAACATTGATAATCCTTTCCCTCTGGTACAGGCTTCTCGTTTTTATCACTCACGCCATCGGGGCGGTGCTTCCGACTTCTACGCTTTTTCTTTTTGGTCTGCTCTTTCTGGTTATGATAAGCCTCCATTTCTCAGTCAAGATATCTAAGCTTACTGACCAGCTTAAGGATGTTGCACAGGAGGTGGCCATACTAAAAGCAAGTCTTGACGACAGGAAATGAGTCCCGGCATAAAAAAAACATTGCTACATGAGAGTTGGAAATATCTCCTTTTAGTTATCCTTGCAGCCGCAGTTTACGGAGGTACTCTTAATTATCCATTCCAGTATGATGACTGGGGATCAATAATCAATAACAGGAGCATCACTTCCATGGCACACCCGGAAGAGATTTTCTCCTTTGATCCTACGCGGCCTGTTGTCAATCTCTCTTATGCGGTTAACTACTTTATTGGCGCAACGGATCCTGCGCTATACAGGACATTCAACATCATTGTTCACGTATTGAATTCTGCTTTGCTTTACATACTCTTCGTAAACATAGCTGAAGCAGAAGGATACGCGATTTCAAGGAATGCTTTATTTTTTTGTGCTTCTATTTTCCTTGTCCAGCCTGTGCAGATAGAGTCGGTAACTTATGTGAGCAGCAGGTCTGAGCTTCTTTCATTTCTCTTTGTGACAGCGTCGTGGATTCTGTTCTTAAAAGCGGAAAATGAAAAACTTAAAATTCCGCTCTATGCGGTATCATTGTTTTTCTTTCTGATGGCTCTTTTTTCAAAGGAAAGGGCTGTTGTCTTCCCCATAATATTACTGGCATACATTTGGGTATTCCGGACAGGGAAGGCTGGGATGGTAAAGCGTTCCCTTCTTTCTTTGGCTCCATTTGTCGCAGTTACTCTTGCCTATTCTTTCTATAGGTTAAAATTTGCCTCAAGCGCCGAAGAGCAGAAAAGTATGATGAGGGAACCGTTAGAGCAGGCTTCAGGAATGCTTGAATCAATGCGAACTTACCTTAGGCTGCTTTTTTTCCCTGTAAATCAGAACATAGACCATACTATAGGAACACCTCATGGATTTGCCCTTGCAGCGGAAATAACGGTTCTCGCTGTAGTTATATCTTTTCTCATATGGCTTATAAAGAAGAGATATGACCATCCATTCATTCTTTTTGGGTCTATGATGTTCATTATTCCCCTTCTTCCTAATATTATTATTCCTTTAAAAGATATTATGTCTGAACGGTGGCTTTATATGTCTGTTTCAGGGGTTTCGTTTGCAGTCATAGAGGTTGCTATTTTGCGGACAAAACTTCAACGCGGGGTTTTCATGAAGTGTATCTTGTATGCGGGAATTGCGGTTATTATTTTATTTGCTGCCCTTGCGGCAAAGAGAAACATGGTTTGGGCAAGTGAAATCTCTCTTTGGGAAGATGCAGCAAAAAAGTCCCCTCTTAAAGCAAGGCCGCGGAATAATCTTGGCTACTGTTACGGCAAAGCCGGGGATATATTCAAAGCCCGTGAAGAACTTCAATATGCTTTAAAGCTTGATCCGGGCTATGCTCTTTCCTATTTTAACCTCGGTTTACTTGATGCATCTGAAGGACACATGGATGACGCCCTCAATAATTACATTAAAGCTTATGATATGGGAAATACCATGAAAGAAAATCTATTTAATATAGGGATGATCTATGCACGTAAAGGTCAATATGATATGGCAGAAAAGTGGCTAAGAAGAGTTTTAGACGGAAACCCTGATTATGAACCTGCCCTTGAGAATTTAGCGGAGCTGCTGTATCATTCTAAAAGGAACGATGAGGCAGTAAGAATTACTGGAAAGCTTGAAGGTCTTGGGATTTTCAGCGTTGAACTCGAGAGAAAAAAAGGAGATGTTTTTTTTGCTGCCGGTAAAAATGCGACAGCGAGGGAAATTTATTTGAGCTGTCTTAAAAAGGATCCCGGGGATATAGGTTCCCTCCTCGGGTTGGCTAACACTTATCAGGTTGATGGGGACCCGGAGAGCCTGAATAAGGCGCTTGGTATTTACAGGGAGGCATTGGGTATTAATAAAAATATTTATGAGGCATACGGTAATATGGCGCTTGTTTTATTAAAGATGGGAAACAGGGATGAG includes:
- a CDS encoding class I SAM-dependent methyltransferase — protein: MFNAFRGSGRYDGTEDGNEKYSSVAEDIRIFQKKLFRWRFNSILSQLPIGKLLDIGCSTGCFIEVGKEFGWETAGIDVSEEACAVAGKIDGARVSCGILEESKFGDGEFSLINMSHLLEHIGEPHVFMKEVNRVLSPQGAVLIEVPNERFFLARVLIYSILGRVFKGLTYKPDENHIFYYTPASLRILIESSGFKVISLKVEGFSRPGRYEMTTRGMGKSAQIFLKALSLIKADELIGMGHYIVALAVKG
- a CDS encoding glycosyltransferase family 2 protein is translated as MNDNMNDKIIDSGKKLCIIIPAYNEERNIAGVIKAVRNALPEGTIVVVNDGSKDKTAETAISHGATVLSLPVNVGYGAALQTGFKYSLKNGFRFSLIMDADGQHIAEEAHKVLTPVMQGIADLAVGSRYSGDNVYRGSMIRMLGSLIFSKLASWSLGFKVTDPTSGFQAMNRRTIEFFCSPVYPSDFPDADILIATKRAGLKIVEVPVKMLPPAGGKSMHSGLKPFYYIFKMFFSIFVTFLRKDTAN
- a CDS encoding DUF2304 domain-containing protein; the protein is MPLTQKIFALVVSVLILIVIVELVRRRRLREEYSFLWIITGITLIILSLWYRLLVFITHAIGAVLPTSTLFLFGLLFLVMISLHFSVKISKLTDQLKDVAQEVAILKASLDDRK
- a CDS encoding glycosyltransferase family 9 protein produces the protein MKKNKYQYMRGSYKLIAIVTDFVGGAILSFFRFFIKKRSLPVNPQRIAVFRMDKLGDVVLSIPAIRGIKKLFPAAEMTLLISGMAEDIFRYERNSYKIITYDGILNCYMTGSKREIPILHDIKNALLLLRELREKKFDLAVILRGDIFTNMLVFMSRIPSRIGFGNEGGYFFLTDIIPLSQSRYHELERMEDVLRFLGEKEPECKMGISLSDAENEAVGRLLRENNLDNSLSYSVISPFTGHKWNTWDADRFLKLARRLRDEAGLTVIMTGSEGEKKGIENLIGGEMAMHNFAGKTSLLEFVALLKRAKLFVGNDSGPVHLAVSSDVPAVQLFGPGDMRRFAHRGGRNAVLFKETCSLHPCTIKECKVPEKWCMNEITVDGVFDACMAVLNKHLK
- a CDS encoding oligosaccharide flippase family protein gives rise to the protein MSEKRADNTGLDTKHGMGKNAYYTSVGIFLSSFFGSLTYYFIGRYFGAGAITDAFFAVNVIWLFFLTFASTFRYTLSAMLSADLDHEVFRERLGESLLTVIYITLPLCILLFVFSREAAMLAGIGFNEEQLNIVSLMLKFMVPGLVFMFAGFVFSAALGARGIFSVPAAAIAVVNAVCFLFLVVFRNSFGIYSVIAGMVAGYLISFAIVFVKSVQCRFLPKFRKLTMSDLRVITTPIVTGSAIYMFNEINYWILQSYSSVFEKGTPSIFAYSSTIAAFIIYIISFPISVVSVPSMVRKADEIEKYIKGCLRFNALFTVPVAISFFFMATPAVAFFFGDTFSPRQIEVFSFLVKAYMPVVIIGGVCLQLFSLFFAMNEGKHLFISGAVSVPVNLIVLFLFRDSLGVYTLAAAQLAYTLAIVIYLVAVMRMKGMVIKYIPSSVFPPDVSLYGLISLGIVWYVFRGVEASITGMTTGGFFKISSAWIIYFLLYGIMIRFLSPAKYGELVSIIRKS
- a CDS encoding SGNH/GDSL hydrolase family protein, translated to MFKIKKVQNTFLAVLSLFISFLLIETGVRIFYKFKSQYIPHPYGLNIPDAKRSYKLAPNFRGFFLDQENHLISKAKTNSIGLRDYEYGEKKDNVYRILVLGDSFTFGSGVEMEDTFPKQLEILLNEGDKSRKYEVLNAGVQGYGTDQEFYFLEEWIDKLKPDLVIVGFYVENDITDVMIGALNHYIVKNGYLFDNQKHNAIEKEKNFMERHSQAYEFLEERTQELMYKTGLARYVMRNRYVKPPLDMMLYLKELPPEIKDAYDKTEGYLKKISDLSMQKGAETLIMIIPHNMQVIEKVWYDWLKSYHQNPQDYSITKINDEIKDFAKGNNIVFFDLLDKQRMEEQKTHLFLPADMHWNNEGHKLVAQDLYGFLSEKGLLK
- a CDS encoding tetratricopeptide repeat protein; protein product: MSPGIKKTLLHESWKYLLLVILAAAVYGGTLNYPFQYDDWGSIINNRSITSMAHPEEIFSFDPTRPVVNLSYAVNYFIGATDPALYRTFNIIVHVLNSALLYILFVNIAEAEGYAISRNALFFCASIFLVQPVQIESVTYVSSRSELLSFLFVTASWILFLKAENEKLKIPLYAVSLFFFLMALFSKERAVVFPIILLAYIWVFRTGKAGMVKRSLLSLAPFVAVTLAYSFYRLKFASSAEEQKSMMREPLEQASGMLESMRTYLRLLFFPVNQNIDHTIGTPHGFALAAEITVLAVVISFLIWLIKKRYDHPFILFGSMMFIIPLLPNIIIPLKDIMSERWLYMSVSGVSFAVIEVAILRTKLQRGVFMKCILYAGIAVIILFAALAAKRNMVWASEISLWEDAAKKSPLKARPRNNLGYCYGKAGDIFKAREELQYALKLDPGYALSYFNLGLLDASEGHMDDALNNYIKAYDMGNTMKENLFNIGMIYARKGQYDMAEKWLRRVLDGNPDYEPALENLAELLYHSKRNDEAVRITGKLEGLGIFSVELERKKGDVFFAAGKNATAREIYLSCLKKDPGDIGSLLGLANTYQVDGDPESLNKALGIYREALGINKNIYEAYGNMALVLLKMGNRDEAVTSLQKLLSIKPDDSRAASVLKSIQSGSSKK
- a CDS encoding SBBP repeat-containing protein, with translation MKKILLFLSIFILATISYASTLPDKTTIVEKSARLQIPFIENKGHIKDKAAKFYASTFAGNVYVTDEGQIIYGLVKEDSSNQKGDEKTYQMVTLKETIIGATKTNIKGESKSATQVNYFVGSKDEWKTGIPTWESVNLGEVYEGIELKLKAYGKNVEKLFYVNECGDVEDIKLKFEGAENITVNESGELEIETAVGTVKFTKPFAYQEIEGKKVEVEADFIIGSSLSYGFQVASYNKSYPLIIDPLLASTFIGGSASDGATCINIDPSGNVFVSGRTNSSGFPAQDAYDPSYNGGYSYGDIFVSKIDNTLSTLLASTFIGGNNDEAASAMTIDPSGNVFVTGGTSSHNYPITENAYDNSNSGSYFYTIFVSKLDNTLSNLLSSTLIGRDGYSIGFAIAVDSSENVFVAGETASADFPTTEGAYDTSFNDGSAYGGDVFVSKLDSTLSSLLASTFIGGNYDEYAFALKIDNSGNVFLTGRNESSDFPTTIGAYNTSGGVFVSKLNNTLSSLLASTFINGYEASAMTIDSVGNIYIAGTASNPPSGGVFVSKLDNTLSSLLASTFIGGLYSGSEGKGIAIDSIGNVFVTGKTLSSIFPTTMSSYDTSFNGSYDVFVSKLDSTLSSIIASTLIGGNDSEVAYGIAVDSNGNIFIAGDTLSSYGTYPYPSTNGAYNTLSNGSNDCFVSKFDNNLSAGTGTSSAITLVSFTARLKESSVQLKWQTETEIDNIGFNILRSESEEGPYKKINKNIIHSKGSSTKGASYKFTDNKV